Proteins found in one Methylophilaceae bacterium genomic segment:
- a CDS encoding argininosuccinate synthase, whose amino-acid sequence MSNVKKGDIKKVVLAYSGGLDTSVILKWLQDTYQAEVVTFTADLGQGEELEPARAKATAAGVKDIYIDDLREEFVRDFVFPMFRANTIYEGEYLLGTSIARPLISKRLIEIAKETNADAVSHGATGKGNDQVRFELGAYALNPEIKIIAPWREWDLLSREKLMQYAEQHGIAVDMKHKQGGSPYSMDANLLHISYEGRHLEDPAAEAEEAMWRWSVSPEQAPNAPEYLDIEYKHGDIVALNGQPMKAHEILAELNRIGGKHGIGRLDLVENRYVGMKARGCYETPGGTIMLKAHRGIESITLDREVAHLKDDLMPRYASLIYNGYWWSPERIALQTLINHTQAHVNGWVRVKLYKGNVSVVGRDSKTDSLFDPNIATFEDDAGAYNHQDAEGFIKLNALRMRIAAKLRPINK is encoded by the coding sequence ATGAGTAATGTTAAAAAAGGTGATATTAAAAAAGTAGTGTTGGCTTATTCCGGCGGTTTAGATACCTCTGTGATTTTGAAATGGTTACAAGATACTTATCAAGCAGAAGTGGTGACATTTACCGCAGATTTGGGTCAAGGCGAAGAGTTAGAGCCAGCGCGGGCTAAAGCAACAGCTGCAGGTGTGAAAGATATTTATATTGATGATTTGCGCGAAGAGTTTGTGCGTGATTTTGTGTTCCCAATGTTTAGAGCAAACACTATTTACGAAGGTGAATATTTATTAGGCACTTCGATTGCGCGCCCATTAATTTCTAAACGATTAATTGAAATTGCCAAAGAAACCAATGCAGATGCCGTCTCACATGGTGCAACGGGCAAAGGCAACGACCAAGTGCGGTTTGAATTAGGTGCTTATGCATTAAATCCTGAAATTAAAATCATTGCGCCATGGCGTGAATGGGATTTGCTCAGTCGCGAAAAATTAATGCAATACGCCGAGCAACATGGGATTGCTGTTGATATGAAGCATAAACAAGGCGGTAGCCCATATTCAATGGATGCAAACTTGTTGCATATTTCATACGAAGGTCGTCATTTGGAAGACCCCGCGGCGGAAGCGGAAGAGGCTATGTGGCGCTGGAGTGTTAGTCCTGAGCAAGCCCCCAATGCGCCTGAATATTTAGATATAGAATATAAACATGGTGATATCGTTGCGTTAAATGGTCAACCCATGAAAGCGCATGAAATTTTGGCTGAATTAAACCGCATTGGCGGTAAACACGGTATTGGCCGTTTAGATTTGGTTGAGAATCGGTATGTCGGTATGAAGGCGCGTGGTTGTTATGAAACGCCTGGCGGCACCATTATGCTGAAAGCGCATCGCGGTATCGAAAGTATTACTTTAGACCGAGAAGTGGCGCATTTAAAAGATGATTTAATGCCTCGCTATGCCAGCCTGATTTATAACGGATACTGGTGGAGTCCTGAGCGTATTGCGCTACAAACATTGATTAATCATACACAAGCACACGTGAATGGCTGGGTGCGAGTTAAATTGTACAAAGGCAATGTGTCGGTAGTTGGTCGTGATAGTAAAACAGATTCATTATTTGACCCAAATATTGCTACTTTTGAAGATGATGCTGGTGCTTATAACCATCAAGATGCAGAAGGCTTTATTAAGCTGAACGCATTGCGGATGCGTATTGCAGCTAAGCTACGTCCCATTAATAAATAA
- a CDS encoding response regulator transcription factor, which produces MSQISVMLVDDHAVVRMGFKMLLETSDDIKVIAEAENGEEAIKFYMEHKPNVIVMDITMPGMGGMEAIERILAKEPSAKILVLSAHEDSVHPKRVLNAGAMGYVTKRSAAEELIKAIRSVASGKKYIEATVAQQMAIQQLSGAQNPVDVLSEREFEVFMSLAKGKTTNEIAENLFLSPRTVGTHLYNIKQKLNASNSAEIALIAMRSGLIDP; this is translated from the coding sequence ATGAGTCAGATAAGTGTAATGTTGGTGGACGACCATGCGGTAGTTCGCATGGGCTTCAAAATGTTGTTAGAGACTTCTGATGATATTAAAGTCATTGCTGAAGCTGAAAATGGTGAAGAGGCCATTAAGTTTTACATGGAGCATAAACCCAATGTGATTGTTATGGATATTACCATGCCAGGCATGGGCGGCATGGAGGCCATTGAACGCATTTTGGCTAAAGAGCCATCTGCAAAGATATTGGTGCTTTCAGCGCACGAAGACTCTGTGCATCCAAAGCGTGTTCTCAATGCAGGTGCTATGGGTTATGTGACTAAGCGTAGCGCAGCCGAGGAGTTAATTAAAGCGATTCGCTCAGTGGCATCAGGCAAAAAATATATCGAGGCGACTGTGGCACAACAAATGGCCATTCAGCAATTATCCGGCGCACAAAACCCTGTTGATGTTCTGAGCGAACGTGAGTTTGAAGTGTTTATGTCGTTGGCTAAAGGCAAGACAACCAATGAAATTGCAGAGAATTTATTTTTAAGTCCACGTACGGTAGGCACACATTTATACAATATTAAACAGAAGTTGAATGCAAGCAATTCGGCAGAAATTGCCTTAATAGCCATGCGCAGTGGCTTAATAGACCCTTAA
- the dhaL gene encoding dihydroxyacetone kinase subunit L, with protein sequence MSLQTDFICSAASSIYNAIISQKSDIETLDQAIGDGDHYINVLRGAETIANMQDELASLAPDEALNKIAMKLLSTVGGAAGPLFASLYMGMAKVIKHNGGNTTLDIAVAFAGGVQELIKRGKGKVGEKTMLDVLVPVAHTFIFSTIEHKSTQEICIDIQAAADKGLASTRDLVATRGRAAGLGERTIGHLDAGAKSCQVMINEVCNLVLKTNH encoded by the coding sequence ATGAGTTTACAAACTGATTTTATCTGTTCGGCCGCCTCCTCTATCTACAACGCCATTATTTCACAAAAGTCCGATATAGAGACGCTTGATCAAGCGATTGGGGATGGTGACCACTATATTAATGTCCTGCGCGGCGCCGAAACAATTGCCAATATGCAGGATGAATTGGCATCGCTCGCGCCAGATGAAGCGTTGAATAAAATTGCCATGAAACTGCTCAGTACTGTTGGTGGGGCAGCGGGCCCATTATTTGCTAGCTTATATATGGGCATGGCAAAAGTAATCAAACACAATGGCGGCAATACGACATTAGACATTGCCGTGGCTTTTGCAGGCGGTGTGCAGGAATTAATCAAACGCGGCAAAGGTAAAGTAGGCGAAAAAACCATGTTGGATGTACTGGTGCCTGTTGCACATACGTTTATTTTTAGCACAATTGAGCACAAAAGCACCCAGGAAATTTGTATTGATATTCAAGCCGCAGCAGACAAAGGTTTAGCTTCAACACGCGATTTAGTCGCAACAAGAGGTCGCGCTGCTGGCTTGGGCGAACGCACCATTGGGCACCTAGATGCAGGGGCAAAAAGTTGCCAAGTCATGATAAATGAAGTGTGTAATTTAGTATTAAAAACAAATCATTAA
- a CDS encoding EamA family transporter, whose translation MLLAALGFAIMGALVKAGSVKFSSAELVFYRSLFGFLMIFTFIRIKHLPVKTPHLNKQLARALIGFIALLMFFYAISHLPLATAITLNYTSPLFLAVFMPFMLHEQPKKTLYLAILISFIGIALLFKPSLAREDLFASIVGLCSGIGAGLAYLHVKQLGNLYEPDWRTVFYFTLTSTIGAGIWMLFDRISSITWQDLPVLLGLAVSATVAQLALTRAYRTGKTLSVANLSYTTVVFSSLFGILFWGEHLSITECLAIGLIIVGGVLSTYSAKSL comes from the coding sequence ATGCTCCTTGCCGCTCTCGGCTTTGCCATCATGGGGGCTTTAGTTAAAGCTGGGTCAGTTAAATTCTCAAGTGCAGAGCTGGTATTTTATCGTTCGTTGTTTGGTTTTCTGATGATATTCACGTTTATCCGCATCAAGCATTTACCGGTCAAAACACCACACCTAAACAAACAACTAGCCCGTGCGTTGATTGGCTTTATCGCACTACTCATGTTTTTTTATGCCATCAGCCACTTACCGTTAGCAACCGCCATTACGCTTAATTACACATCGCCACTATTTCTTGCTGTATTCATGCCATTTATGCTGCATGAACAACCCAAAAAAACACTCTATCTAGCCATATTAATCAGTTTTATTGGTATCGCACTATTGTTCAAGCCCAGCTTGGCAAGAGAAGACTTGTTTGCTAGCATCGTTGGCCTATGCTCTGGTATTGGTGCTGGATTAGCTTATCTGCATGTCAAACAACTGGGCAACTTATATGAGCCAGACTGGCGCACAGTTTTTTACTTCACGCTTACTTCAACAATAGGGGCAGGTATTTGGATGCTATTTGATCGCATTTCTAGCATTACATGGCAAGATTTACCTGTGTTATTGGGATTGGCTGTTTCAGCAACCGTAGCGCAACTTGCATTAACTCGCGCCTATCGCACAGGAAAAACACTATCAGTTGCAAATCTGAGTTATACAACTGTGGTGTTTTCAAGCTTATTTGGCATACTATTTTGGGGTGAACATTTATCAATAACAGAATGTCTGGCAATTGGACTGATTATTGTTGGCGGCGTGCTCAGTACTTATAGCGCAAAATCGTTATAA
- the dhaK gene encoding dihydroxyacetone kinase subunit DhaK translates to MKKFVNQVDNMLAESLSGFAKAHTDLVSLHLAPNYLTRKTKANNKVAIISGGGAGHEPLHAGFIGKGMLDAACPGQVFTSPTPDQMIAAAEAVHADKGVLFIVKNYAGDVMNFEMAAEMLPFENATVLTSDDCAVINSTYTEGRRGVAGTVIVEKCVGSLAETGADLQTCKAFGDKINAQTASIGVALTSCTLPAAGKPTFAINESEIEMGVGIHGEPGRRRETMREADAIINDMIDAILADLQSRKISYKKGAEILLLINGLGATPLMELYLLYNTAEKRLNDHGLKIERSLVGNYTTAIDMAGASITVCVLDDEIKQHWDSPVHTAALRWSV, encoded by the coding sequence ATGAAAAAATTTGTCAATCAAGTCGATAACATGCTTGCTGAGAGCTTATCTGGTTTTGCAAAAGCCCATACTGATTTGGTATCACTACACTTGGCGCCCAATTATCTAACACGCAAAACGAAAGCAAATAATAAGGTGGCCATTATTTCCGGCGGTGGCGCAGGTCACGAACCATTACATGCCGGCTTTATTGGTAAAGGCATGCTAGACGCCGCTTGCCCCGGCCAAGTATTTACTTCACCGACCCCCGATCAAATGATCGCAGCCGCCGAGGCGGTGCATGCCGATAAGGGCGTGTTGTTTATTGTCAAAAATTATGCGGGTGATGTGATGAACTTTGAAATGGCGGCAGAAATGCTTCCCTTCGAAAACGCAACCGTACTGACGAGCGATGATTGCGCCGTGATTAATAGCACCTATACCGAGGGAAGGCGCGGTGTGGCTGGAACCGTTATCGTCGAAAAATGTGTGGGAAGCCTAGCGGAAACGGGCGCAGATTTACAAACCTGCAAAGCATTTGGCGATAAAATTAATGCACAAACAGCCAGTATCGGCGTTGCCTTAACAAGCTGCACCTTACCAGCGGCTGGTAAACCTACGTTTGCAATCAATGAATCAGAAATAGAAATGGGCGTTGGTATTCATGGTGAGCCAGGTCGCAGACGCGAAACCATGCGTGAGGCAGATGCGATAATTAACGATATGATTGATGCCATTTTGGCGGATTTGCAATCGAGAAAAATAAGTTATAAAAAAGGTGCTGAAATTTTACTGTTAATCAATGGTCTAGGTGCAACGCCATTAATGGAGCTCTATTTACTGTATAACACAGCCGAAAAACGACTCAATGATCATGGGCTTAAAATTGAGCGTTCATTAGTTGGCAATTACACAACGGCCATCGATATGGCCGGGGCATCCATTACCGTTTGCGTGCTAGATGATGAAATCAAACAACACTGGGACAGCCCTGTACATACTGCAGCATTAAGATGGAGCGTTTAG
- a CDS encoding aspartate aminotransferase family protein codes for MSQHLMNTYGRLTVTFTKGQGVWLWDDQGEQYLDALSGIAVTGLGHSHPDFVKAINAQASTLIHVSNVYHIAEQAQLADKIAAISGMDKVFFCNSGCEANEAQIKLARLYAHNKGIANPEIIVMEKSFHGRTLATLSATGNRKAQAGFEPLVSGFVRVPFDDVDAVKQVAARKNNVVAILVEPVQGEGGIHIPSDMQAYFQSLRQICDDNDWLLMIDEVQSGIGRTGTWFAFQHTGVIPDVMSLAKGLGSGVPIGACVAKGKAAEVFTPGKHGSTFGGNPFATKAGLATLEIIERQQLRENAQAMGDFIHEQFAAAFKDNPAIVNIRHAGLMIGIELDRPCAELVKLALANKLLINVTADKVIRLLPPLIISQEEAQILVNRLVHVVEQFLKTA; via the coding sequence ATGTCGCAACATTTAATGAATACATATGGCAGATTAACTGTGACTTTCACAAAAGGACAGGGCGTTTGGTTATGGGACGATCAAGGCGAGCAATATCTTGATGCACTTTCTGGTATTGCAGTAACCGGTTTAGGTCACTCACATCCAGATTTTGTTAAAGCCATTAATGCGCAGGCGTCAACATTGATTCATGTTTCAAACGTTTATCACATTGCCGAGCAAGCTCAGTTAGCGGATAAAATTGCGGCTATTTCAGGGATGGATAAAGTCTTTTTTTGCAATTCAGGCTGTGAAGCAAATGAAGCACAGATTAAATTAGCCCGTTTGTACGCACACAACAAAGGTATCGCAAATCCCGAAATTATCGTGATGGAAAAGTCGTTTCATGGACGGACCTTAGCAACATTGTCGGCAACAGGTAATCGTAAGGCGCAAGCTGGATTTGAGCCATTAGTCAGTGGTTTTGTGCGTGTGCCATTTGATGATGTGGATGCAGTAAAGCAGGTTGCTGCGCGTAAAAATAATGTTGTGGCTATCTTAGTTGAGCCTGTCCAAGGCGAGGGCGGCATTCATATTCCTAGTGATATGCAAGCCTATTTCCAAAGTTTACGTCAAATTTGTGATGATAATGACTGGCTGTTAATGATAGACGAGGTACAAAGCGGTATCGGGCGAACTGGTACGTGGTTTGCCTTTCAGCATACAGGCGTGATACCTGATGTGATGTCGCTGGCTAAAGGCTTGGGTTCTGGTGTGCCAATTGGTGCGTGTGTTGCAAAAGGAAAAGCAGCCGAAGTGTTTACACCAGGCAAGCACGGATCTACGTTTGGTGGCAATCCATTTGCAACTAAAGCAGGGCTGGCCACATTGGAGATTATTGAGCGTCAGCAATTACGTGAAAACGCGCAGGCCATGGGTGACTTTATTCATGAGCAATTTGCCGCAGCATTTAAAGATAATCCTGCTATTGTGAATATTAGACATGCTGGCTTAATGATTGGTATTGAATTGGATAGGCCATGTGCTGAGTTGGTGAAACTAGCGTTGGCAAACAAGTTGTTGATTAATGTAACAGCAGATAAAGTGATTCGCTTATTGCCACCATTAATCATCAGCCAAGAAGAGGCGCAAATACTGGTTAATCGCCTAGTGCATGTGGTCGAACAATTTTTAAAAACAGCGTAA
- the cimA gene encoding citramalate synthase, translated as MQTNRVIAYDSTLRDGAQAQGVSFTVEDKLKVVKRLDDLGVGYIEAGNPGSNPKDLDFFARVATLKLKHAKIIAFGSTRKIGIHAADDRNVKSLLSANTQAVAIFGKSWDYQVTDILRTSLEENLAMISDTISYLKTQGKEVVFDAEHFFDGYKANPDYAMQTLKAAADAGADVLCLCDTNGGTFPEEVFQLTQLVVEQFDIQVGIHCHNDCEMAVANSIAAVRAGASQVQGTINGIGERCGNANLSSIIPNVQLKLGMQCIPESQMQHLTSVSKFINEAAGVPFNEKAPYVGGDAFSHKGGMHIDAVNKNPISYEHIAPMQVGNERHTVVSEVAGRSALLAKLQSIDPALTKESADTKRVLDHLKELEHEGYQFENAEDSFDVRIRKLLGKSQTYFTLQRYHISIKEPSQNGISSKAEVAFLVNGDVVNASAEGDGPVDALDKAMRNALRDTYPSIKEMKLTDYKVRVLDSNLATAAKVRVMIESSDANGSWNTIGVSTDITEASWIALQDAIEFKLIHDSA; from the coding sequence ATGCAAACAAACAGAGTCATTGCTTACGATTCAACCCTGCGCGATGGTGCGCAAGCGCAGGGTGTTTCATTTACCGTTGAAGATAAATTAAAAGTTGTTAAAAGGCTTGATGATTTAGGTGTGGGTTATATCGAAGCAGGTAATCCTGGATCTAACCCTAAAGATTTAGATTTTTTTGCACGTGTGGCTACTTTAAAACTCAAACATGCCAAAATCATTGCATTTGGAAGCACACGCAAAATTGGCATTCATGCGGCTGACGATCGAAATGTAAAGTCTTTGTTGAGTGCAAACACACAAGCGGTCGCTATTTTTGGTAAAAGTTGGGATTATCAAGTCACCGACATTCTACGCACTTCACTAGAAGAAAATCTCGCGATGATAAGCGATACGATTAGCTATTTAAAAACACAAGGTAAAGAAGTTGTGTTTGACGCCGAGCATTTTTTTGATGGTTATAAAGCAAATCCAGATTATGCTATGCAAACGTTAAAAGCAGCCGCAGATGCTGGTGCGGATGTCTTGTGTTTGTGTGATACCAATGGAGGCACTTTCCCAGAAGAAGTGTTTCAATTGACCCAGTTGGTGGTTGAACAGTTTGATATCCAGGTGGGTATTCATTGTCACAACGATTGTGAAATGGCAGTTGCCAATTCAATTGCTGCTGTTCGAGCAGGCGCTTCGCAAGTGCAAGGCACCATCAATGGCATAGGTGAGCGTTGCGGCAACGCCAATTTAAGTTCCATCATTCCGAATGTGCAACTTAAGCTAGGTATGCAATGTATTCCCGAATCACAAATGCAGCACTTAACCAGTGTTTCTAAATTTATTAATGAAGCAGCAGGCGTGCCATTTAATGAAAAAGCGCCCTATGTTGGTGGCGATGCTTTTTCACACAAAGGCGGCATGCACATTGATGCTGTTAATAAAAATCCTATCTCTTATGAGCATATTGCGCCTATGCAAGTCGGTAATGAACGGCATACTGTGGTGTCAGAAGTAGCTGGCAGAAGTGCGTTACTCGCCAAGCTACAATCGATTGATCCTGCGCTCACTAAAGAATCGGCAGATACTAAGCGTGTGCTTGATCATTTAAAAGAGTTGGAGCATGAAGGCTATCAATTTGAGAACGCAGAAGATTCTTTTGATGTCCGTATACGCAAATTATTAGGTAAAAGCCAAACTTACTTTACACTTCAACGCTATCACATCAGTATTAAAGAGCCTTCGCAAAATGGGATTAGTTCAAAGGCTGAAGTTGCATTTTTGGTGAATGGTGATGTTGTTAATGCTTCAGCGGAGGGGGATGGCCCAGTTGATGCGTTAGATAAAGCCATGCGAAATGCTTTGCGTGATACTTATCCATCGATCAAAGAAATGAAGTTAACGGATTATAAAGTGCGTGTGTTAGATTCTAATTTAGCAACAGCAGCAAAGGTTCGGGTCATGATTGAATCATCAGACGCCAACGGCAGCTGGAACACCATTGGTGTGTCAACTGATATTACGGAGGCATCTTGGATTGCACTGCAAGATGCGATTGAATTTAAATTGATACATGATTCTGCTTAG
- a CDS encoding HAMP domain-containing protein, translating to MSLRLRLNLIITLLMLLFMLAVGFILIKAAKSATQESVEAATHVTTQLLDAVILSASSNLDLGYSNGVMKRFLEQLGRVRSNEIYLYDHNGQIIYQSPRPEYRSDIIPPDWFNHLLDPKAEPVMRFIRLGKLGKLEVRPNPSGTIRESWAKLQKIFWIWLGFFIALNAGVYWMLGSLLKPLQPILKTINQLEKGDLTARLPNFKSPEFEKIGHSLNRMAESLAVEHELKESRQVTHLIQKRIEEERRSLARELHDELGQYVTAIKTFAVAIASKTKEKAPEVEASAQTIVGAANHIYDGMHNIIKQLRPGSLDNLGLPETLKDLVNTLQEQHKHLDVRLHLTGKLDALGETLNINLYRMVQESINNAIKHAQATILEIDLMLTDENALELIIKDNGKGMDIHAVDQTNHFGLLGIRERVQGLQGSFRVDAELGNGTAIHIKIPNAVKIGTQ from the coding sequence ATGAGCCTACGACTTCGCTTAAACTTAATTATTACATTGCTCATGCTACTGTTTATGTTGGCGGTAGGCTTTATTCTCATTAAAGCGGCCAAATCAGCTACCCAAGAAAGTGTAGAAGCTGCTACCCATGTCACAACCCAGTTGCTTGATGCCGTTATTTTAAGCGCGAGTAGTAATCTAGATCTTGGATACTCTAATGGTGTGATGAAACGCTTTTTAGAGCAACTCGGGCGTGTTAGAAGTAACGAGATTTATTTGTATGACCACAATGGTCAAATTATCTATCAATCGCCAAGGCCAGAATATCGTTCGGATATCATACCCCCAGATTGGTTTAATCATTTATTAGACCCCAAAGCAGAGCCAGTGATGCGATTTATTCGCTTGGGTAAACTAGGCAAGTTAGAAGTGAGACCCAACCCGAGTGGTACTATTCGTGAATCTTGGGCAAAATTACAAAAGATATTTTGGATTTGGTTAGGCTTTTTTATCGCGCTCAATGCGGGTGTTTATTGGATGCTGGGCAGTTTGCTTAAACCATTACAGCCCATTCTAAAAACCATTAACCAATTGGAAAAGGGCGATTTAACAGCACGTTTACCTAATTTTAAATCGCCTGAATTTGAGAAGATTGGGCATAGCTTAAACAGAATGGCAGAATCGCTGGCTGTTGAGCATGAGTTGAAAGAAAGTCGTCAAGTGACCCATCTGATTCAAAAGCGTATTGAAGAAGAGCGTCGGAGTTTGGCCAGAGAGTTGCACGATGAACTTGGGCAATATGTGACCGCAATTAAAACATTTGCGGTGGCGATTGCCAGCAAAACGAAAGAAAAAGCACCCGAAGTTGAGGCAAGCGCGCAAACGATTGTTGGCGCAGCAAACCATATTTATGATGGTATGCACAATATTATTAAACAGTTAAGACCAGGTTCCTTAGATAATTTGGGGTTACCAGAGACGTTAAAAGATTTAGTGAATACCTTGCAAGAACAACACAAACATTTGGATGTGCGTTTGCATTTAACGGGCAAGCTCGACGCGCTAGGTGAAACTTTAAATATCAATTTGTATAGAATGGTACAAGAATCAATTAACAACGCGATTAAACATGCACAAGCTACTATCTTAGAGATTGATTTAATGTTAACTGATGAAAATGCGCTAGAATTAATCATTAAAGATAACGGTAAAGGCATGGATATTCATGCAGTAGATCAAACCAATCATTTTGGTTTATTAGGCATCAGAGAGCGTGTTCAGGGTCTGCAAGGCAGTTTTAGAGTAGATGCTGAACTCGGCAATGGCACAGCAATTCATATAAAAATACCAAACGCGGTAAAAATAGGGACACAATAA
- the argF gene encoding ornithine carbamoyltransferase gives MSIKHFLQFNDLAGDEIEYIFERAAWIKSQFKSYQKYWPLEDRTLVMIFEKASTRTRLSFEAGMHQLGGAAIYLNTRDSQLGRGEPVEDAAQVISRMSDLVMIRTFEQSIIERFAANSRVPVINGLTNEYHPCQILADIFTYIEHRGSIKGKTVAWIGDSNNMCNTWLQAAEVLDFNMHVSTPPEYEVEPERANLYGTDHFEEFKDPMDAAKGADLVTTDVWTSMGFEAENEERRKDFADWQVDAEMMKVAKPDALFMHCLPAHRGEEVSADVIDGPNSVVWEEAENRLHVQKALMEYLLLGKVK, from the coding sequence ATGAGTATTAAACACTTTTTGCAATTTAATGACCTGGCAGGCGATGAAATTGAATATATTTTCGAGCGTGCTGCTTGGATTAAATCACAATTCAAAAGCTATCAAAAATACTGGCCGTTAGAAGACCGTACTTTGGTCATGATTTTTGAAAAAGCCAGTACACGCACACGTTTATCATTTGAAGCAGGCATGCATCAATTAGGCGGCGCGGCAATTTATCTCAATACGCGCGACTCACAATTAGGTCGTGGAGAGCCAGTGGAAGATGCTGCGCAAGTCATTTCTCGCATGAGTGATTTGGTCATGATTCGTACCTTTGAACAAAGTATTATCGAGCGTTTTGCTGCCAATTCGCGTGTGCCCGTGATTAATGGGCTGACCAACGAATACCATCCTTGCCAGATTTTGGCCGATATTTTTACCTATATTGAGCATAGAGGTTCGATTAAAGGCAAAACGGTTGCTTGGATTGGTGATTCTAACAATATGTGCAACACATGGTTACAAGCTGCGGAAGTGCTTGATTTTAATATGCATGTTTCTACCCCGCCTGAATATGAGGTTGAACCAGAGCGCGCTAATTTATATGGCACAGACCATTTTGAAGAGTTTAAAGATCCAATGGATGCGGCAAAAGGCGCAGATTTAGTGACCACTGATGTGTGGACGAGTATGGGTTTTGAAGCTGAAAACGAAGAGCGTCGTAAAGACTTTGCCGACTGGCAAGTGGATGCTGAGATGATGAAAGTAGCTAAGCCAGATGCATTATTTATGCACTGCTTACCTGCGCATCGTGGCGAAGAAGTGAGTGCTGATGTGATTGATGGCCCTAACTCAGTGGTGTGGGAAGAGGCAGAGAACCGGCTGCATGTACAAAAAGCCTTGATGGAATATTTATTGTTAGGAAAAGTAAAATAA